One segment of Nocardioides sp. QY071 DNA contains the following:
- the dnaA gene encoding chromosomal replication initiator protein DnaA, whose protein sequence is MPPVDPATARLVQEWTTVVGELQTHQRAWLQASRPVTLHGTTAIVAVPDDFTRKRLEGRLRGELEDALTERFGHDVQLAVTVDSSLRRELGQEPATPSPYDDGPSYGEPTTYESFDSAPAYERPREDVPPAEPRDRLGAMSTSGSVDMSTNGPAPDLGGMPAPSMAPATPSGESRLNPKYTFETFVIGSSNRFPHAAAVAVSEAPGRSYNPLLVYGESGLGKTHLLHAIGHYVRTIYAGSKVRYVSSEEFTNEFINAIRDDRQDRFKRKYRDIDVLLIDDIQFLEGKTQTQEEFFHTFNTLHNANKQIVLTSDRPPKRLEALEDRLRNRFEWGLITDVQPPDLETRIAILRKKAAMDRLTAPSDVLEFIASKIQTNIRELEGALIRVTAFANLNRQDVDMTLAEIVLKDLIPEGGEPEITASLIIAQTAAYFGLSIDELTGPSRGRHLVMARQIAMYLCRELTGLSLPKIGAQFGNRDHTTVMYAERKINQLLGERRAVFNQVSELTNRVKMQARQG, encoded by the coding sequence ATCCCTCCCGTCGATCCCGCGACGGCACGTCTGGTCCAGGAGTGGACGACGGTGGTCGGCGAGCTGCAGACCCACCAGCGTGCGTGGCTGCAGGCCAGCCGCCCGGTGACCCTGCACGGCACCACCGCGATCGTCGCCGTCCCCGACGACTTCACCCGCAAGCGCCTCGAGGGTCGCCTGCGCGGCGAGCTCGAGGACGCGCTGACCGAGCGCTTCGGCCACGACGTCCAGCTCGCGGTCACCGTCGACAGCTCGCTGCGCCGCGAGCTCGGGCAGGAGCCGGCCACCCCCTCGCCGTACGACGACGGCCCGTCCTACGGCGAGCCGACCACCTACGAGTCCTTCGACTCCGCGCCTGCGTACGAGCGCCCGCGCGAGGACGTCCCGCCGGCCGAGCCGCGAGATCGACTTGGCGCCATGTCGACAAGTGGATCTGTCGATATGTCGACAAATGGACCCGCGCCCGACCTCGGCGGCATGCCGGCACCGAGCATGGCGCCCGCGACACCGAGCGGCGAGTCGCGCCTCAACCCCAAGTACACCTTCGAGACCTTCGTCATCGGCTCGTCCAACCGGTTCCCCCACGCGGCCGCGGTCGCGGTCAGCGAGGCGCCGGGCCGTAGCTACAACCCGCTGCTGGTCTACGGCGAGTCCGGTCTCGGCAAGACCCACCTGCTCCACGCGATCGGCCACTACGTCCGCACCATCTACGCCGGCTCCAAGGTGCGCTACGTCTCCAGCGAGGAGTTCACCAACGAGTTCATCAACGCGATCCGCGACGACCGGCAGGACCGGTTCAAGCGGAAGTACCGCGACATCGACGTGCTGCTGATCGACGACATCCAGTTCCTGGAGGGCAAGACCCAGACCCAGGAGGAGTTCTTCCACACCTTCAACACGCTCCACAACGCCAACAAGCAGATCGTGCTGACCTCCGACCGCCCGCCCAAGCGGCTCGAGGCGCTCGAGGACCGGCTGCGCAACCGGTTCGAGTGGGGCCTGATCACCGACGTGCAGCCGCCGGACCTCGAGACCCGGATCGCGATCCTGCGCAAGAAGGCAGCGATGGACCGCCTCACGGCGCCCTCCGACGTGCTCGAGTTCATCGCCTCGAAGATCCAGACCAACATCCGTGAGCTCGAGGGCGCCCTGATCCGGGTCACGGCGTTCGCCAACCTCAACCGCCAAGACGTCGACATGACGCTGGCCGAGATCGTGCTCAAGGACCTGATCCCCGAGGGCGGCGAGCCCGAGATCACCGCCTCGCTCATCATCGCGCAGACCGCGGCGTACTTCGGGCTCTCCATCGACGAGCTCACCGGTCCCAGCCGCGGTCGCCACCTGGTGATGGCCCGGCAGATCGCGATGTACCTGTGCCGTGAGCTCACCGGCCTGTCGCTGCCCAAGATCGGCGCCCAGTTCGGCAACCGCGACCACACGACGGTGATGTACGCCGAGCGGAAGATCAACCAGCTCCTCGGTGAGCGCCGGGCCGTCTTCAACCAGGTCAGCGAGCTGACCAACCGGGTGAAGATGCAGGCCCGCCAGGGCTGA